The Stutzerimonas stutzeri genome segment AGCCTCGCGCCAACGCTGCTGCTGGCGATCCTGTCCTGGCACCTGATCGAGTCACCGGCAATGAAACTCAAGCAGCGCTTCGCACGCGCGGCGCGTCCGGAACTGGCCGGCGGAAAGATCGCCGGCTGAGCCGGCACGGGGGTTCGGTTGCGGTTGCGACCTGGACGAGAGGCAGGCGCGGTGGATGCCAGCTCAACCCGCTGCGCGACGCACCTGCACCGATGCATAGCCAGCGCCGTGGTCATCGGTCAGGCATAGGACGCCGCGCTGCGCCAGCTCACGGGCGCGCCAGTAAAGCAACATGTCGGTCGCGAAAAAACCGTCGCAGCGGGCCATGACCCCGGCCATGGCGCGGGACAACGGCATGTCCTCGTCGCCGCAGGCTTCGGTCAGTTCATGGTCGATTTGCCGATAGTCCTCGCCGACGAAACGCCCCTCCAGCCAACGTCGTATCGCGGCGTTTTCCGCCACGGCAGCGCGCCACTGACTGGCGAGCGCGGCGACCCTGGCTGGCTCGACAGGCTGCGGCTGGTCGAGCGCCACCAGCGCTTCGGGCGTATGCATGGAAACCGCCATGCGTGCGCCGACCCGGCTGTCACCGGTGCCGCAGGCGACTTCGTAAAAGGGCAGCGAGCTTCCCTCCAGCGCCGCGGCTACGCGCGCCAGCATCAGCTGTTCGGACGCGCTATCCCCATGCCAGACGGTGACCGGCCGCGACTGGCCAGACAGCGCCTCGAGCCACAACGCATCGCCGGCGATGCCGGAGAAATCCGGGCGCGATGTCATGGCTGCGGGCCACAGGGTCTCCCAGAAGGCCAGCCGCCCCGAACACGGCGGCGTATCGATACCGGCAAGCGGGCCAACGGCCAGGTCATCGCGCAGCACGCGAACCTCGCTGCCATCAGCCAGCAGCGGCCGGACGCTGTCCGCGGCGAGGTCGCCACAGGTGAGATGCCACATGGCGAGCCTCCTTCGGATCAGTCGGACTTTTTCTTCAACTTCGGATTGGGAAAGAATTGCACGGCCTGCACCTGCGGATCGGCCGGCTTCGGCTTGGCCTGGTTGACCCGCGTACCCAATTCCAGGGGCACCGACTGGCCCTGGGCGTTGAGGGTATCGGCGTAGCCGCACTCGACGCACTCGCGATGCGGAACGCCGTCGACATCCCACATCTTGATGCTGTCGCTGGCGCTGCACGCCGGGCATACAGCCCCGGCGATGAAGCGCTTGGTGGTCACCTTGGGCGCGTCGCTCATGCCACGTTCTCCGTCAGGCCGAGGTGGCGCAGCAAGGCGTCGGTCGACGGCTCGCGACCGCGGAAGTCGACGAACAGCACCATTGGCTCCTGCGAGCCGCCGCGCGCCAGGATGGCCTCGCGGAAGGCGCGGCCCGTGTCGGGGTTGAACACGCCCTCTTCCTCAAAGCGCGAGAAGGCATCGGAGGACAGCACCTCGGCCCACTTGTAGCTGTAATAGCCCGCCGCATAGCCGCCAGAGAAGATGTGCGCGAAGCTGTTGGGGAAGCGATTGCTGGCCGGCGGACGCATGACCGAGACCTCGTCGCGGATGCTCTCCAGCACTTCCAGCACGCTGCGGCCGTCGCCGTGCGTGGCGTGCAGCTCGAAGTCGAACAGCGAGAACTCCAGCTGGCGCACCATCATCAGGCCGGACTGGAAGTTCTTCGCCGCCAGCATCTTGTCGAGCAGATCCTGCGGCAGGGTTTCACCGGTCTGGTAGTGGCCGGAAATCA includes the following:
- a CDS encoding YheV family putative zinc ribbon protein; this translates as MSDAPKVTTKRFIAGAVCPACSASDSIKMWDVDGVPHRECVECGYADTLNAQGQSVPLELGTRVNQAKPKPADPQVQAVQFFPNPKLKKKSD
- a CDS encoding DUF1835 domain-containing protein, producing the protein MWHLTCGDLAADSVRPLLADGSEVRVLRDDLAVGPLAGIDTPPCSGRLAFWETLWPAAMTSRPDFSGIAGDALWLEALSGQSRPVTVWHGDSASEQLMLARVAAALEGSSLPFYEVACGTGDSRVGARMAVSMHTPEALVALDQPQPVEPARVAALASQWRAAVAENAAIRRWLEGRFVGEDYRQIDHELTEACGDEDMPLSRAMAGVMARCDGFFATDMLLYWRARELAQRGVLCLTDDHGAGYASVQVRRAAG